In the Ranitomeya imitator isolate aRanImi1 chromosome 2, aRanImi1.pri, whole genome shotgun sequence genome, GTGCACCTGCAAAGCAAAGCCTACTGCCTGCCTCCCCAGAAGCCAGTGGAAAGTGCTGCAGATGCTGGATACAGCAGGTATCTGGGTACAACAAAATATTGTCCCTCAGCACTAATGATCTGGTCACttgtttcctagaaaaaatcaaccatatGTCAGGACATTTTCATACAGTCCCATCAGAGCCTAGATCTCTTTTCCtctcgcacctcaagctcactgttGAACCTGTTGCAGAAGAAGTTACCAGGCTCTTGGCTTCTTCTCTCCCTACATCATGCATCAATGACCTTATTCCCTCACATCTTTGTCTTTCACCCCGGCTGTGATTACCTACCTAACTAAAATATTGACAGTCTTTCTTCTGGTAACTGCCCTCTTCATTCAAGCATGCCATCATAATCCCTCTactaaaaaaaaagacaaaaaaataaaaaccatcCCTTGACCAGAAGTTCGCTGTTAAGTATAGACATGTCTcaccttcccttcatctctaaactcctagaACGCCAGGTCTGCTCctatctaatccgctatctctcagatcactCTGTTCTTCACCCTTTACAATccagtttctgctctttacactctctaCTGATTCTGCCCTCCCTAAAGTCTCTAGTGATCTACCACCTAAATCTAATGGTCCCTGCtggttctcctggatctctctgcagcattggaCACAGTGGATATACTCCTCTCTATCGACCTcagggacaccgttctctcctggttctcctcctacctctctgacccctccgtgttttttttttttttttgcaggttctTATTCCTTTAATCTTCCTCTTTATTATAAAGGTTACTTAATCTCAGTCCTCTTCTCTATATACACCACCCCTATTGGACGAACCCCTATTGGACGATCAATCCACggatttggtttccagtatcatctctcTTTTTTTGAATCTGATAACTTTTTATTAATATTTTcccaaaaaaaatccagaaatcaaAATTCAGAACAAAACTCcctcccctctcctccccccctCTACAACATTCAATTATAGTTGCTGGAAAAAAATGGGATAAACGTTGATTTATTCTGCTCTGCTTAATAACTGAAGATTTGGGCGTGTTAAAATGAAATTTGGTTTTATTGAATGCGTTTCGAAGTACTGAGACTCTGCTTCATCAGGAAATGCCACAAATTATAGCTGCTGAGAAGACCTAAATATCCATTAGTTGTCTTTTTGGCTAAGTTCACACGGagattttttgttgcgtttttataatgctttttttaaatctaattttcagttgttttacagtaCCACCAAAGCCTATGCAcacgcattgtttttttttttttttttgtcatcaagattttgtgctttgcatgttttgggagtacatagagcatgtcacttctttcagcggtttttccattgacttgaatgggtggtgaaaaaaacgcaggtatcgtcttttgctgctttttttgtgccaaaacctgattctatgggataggactttttttttttttcaacactaatcagcatgcacaagagacaaatctagcatgcgaaaaatgcataaaaaaaacgctgccaaaccaccccccccccccccccccaaggaaaacCTGCTTCAAATCAGGTTTTGCTGTTGAAAAAAAGCCTattgtgaacttaccctaacaggTAACACTCACTCATGTTACCTCCAtctccttaatgacagccaatacgtcttttaactgaccttagatataagagaatggcctcatacaggtgacaatccagcagctgtccgctgtacattatagctgacaacttgctgcatcagcgatgatcagtgtttgcaccgtccatatctgtttaaccccttagatgctgctgtcaatagtgactacatcattatgaatggttaacagtgtgggggctaccTCTTTGTCCAAActtgtgccctcagatcatgattttgtggtcctgatgtttgccatggcaattcacgaccaaatcgcggccttagagtctgacggctgtagtaatctgttcagaagttagagacatttaggtggtaaaaatacacattttcatttctgtcataccactttgcattaattcctgtaaagcacctgaagggttaataaactacctgacagcagttttcaatttgtctaggggtgctgttttgaaaatggtatcatgtttgggggtttcccaatatataggacccctaaagtcacttcaaacatggataggtccctaaaaaaataaatgttgtaaatttccttgaaaaaatgaaaaattgctgctacattttgaaACCTCCCAAAATGCtaaagaaataaaaacattttacaaatggtgctgatgtaaagcaaacatgagggaaatgttatttattaatgttttcctgtggtatgaccatctggattaaagggataatcattcaaatttagaaaattgctaatttttttacatttttctcaaatttttgatattttttttttttgtttcaataatttttatttgaaAGATATCACAAAAATCTCCCAACATAGGAGTATCAAATGTACATAAATCATACAAATATCAACAGTATCGTGGTGTTGTAAGAAGGAGTTATTAATGTTGAGTAACTTAAGACAAGACGAGGACAAGACAGACACAAAGGGGGTTATGCTCAGAATCATGAACAATATATAACCTCTCTATAAAATTACGAAATATTTTTTCGCAACAACAATCATCAGACAGACTTCAACACCAGCTATATCAGGTGTTTTCATTCCTCCGCAGAGGCAGAAAGGAGTTAGTGCCTCACGGGGAAAGGGTGAGAGCCAACTTCACTCGATCATCCGGAAATAGTTCCAGCCATGGCGTCCAGATTTGAAAGAAGGAGTTCCAGCCATCAGTCCTCGTTGCCTGGATGCGTTCATATATCATGATAGTGTTCATTCTATCTTTGACCTGAGATACCGAGAGCGTAGGAGACCTCCATTTTGATGCTATATGTATTTTGGTCGCCATTCCCAACAGTACCACCAGTCTGTGTAGATTTTTGGACAAACCCTGCGGTTTTAGTCCTAGAAGGAAGGTCAATGGGTTCATTGATGTCTCTTTTCCATACATCCTGTCTACCAAAAGCTTTACCTCCTGCCAAAGGTCAGATACCACCGGGCAGGTCCACCAAATGTGTACCATATCTCCATGTGCGTCACAGCCCCTAAAACATTTGTCGGAGACTTGAGGATATATGGCATGCAGCCTCGTGGGAACTAGGTATGTTCTATGTAGAACTCTGAGGGAAGTCTcaaccagagacacctggtgggagCCTCTTGATAAGGCATTACAACAGCTCTGCCACTCCCCCAGCGAGATATCAAACCCCAGGTCCTCCTCCCACTGTTGCATAAATTTAAGCTTTTTCTCTTCCTGTATGTTAGCAAAGGAAGAGTATAAGTAAGAGATGGCCCCCCCACCCAATGGGTCAGTAGAACATTTTTGTTCAAATCCAGTGAGTCGGAAAGGTTTCCCACTCGATACATATTTTCTAGCAAAATCAAAGATTTGGTTAATACGGAATGCTTCTCTAACTGGCGGATCATATTTTTGAATGAACTCTTGTTTAGATAGGACTATGTTTAACGGGGAGCAGAGGTGTTTTATTGTGGTTATTCCTCTTAGATTCCACCAAGAGAAGGACTGGGGGTCAAGACCCGGGGGGAAGACCGGGTTGCAAAATAATGAATTTAGTGGCGTGTTCTTGGTTTGTAGCTCATTCTTAAATCTCTCCTTTCTCCAGAGGAGCAGAGACTGAGCCGCAAAAGGCGACAAATTAGTGATATATTTAGGGAGCTTAGCTTCAGTCCACAGTAGGCCCATCAGTGAGTAAGGTTTCAATAGAAATGACTCCAACTGGACCCATCTAGGTTTATCAACGGTTGTGCAAATTCTAGTTAGTTGGGCAATTTGGGCCGCTTTGAAATAATGTATGAAATTGGGTAAGGAGAATCCTCCTTTTTTCCGGTGAATTAACATGATCTGTTGTTTGATCCTAGGTTTTTTCCCTTGCCATATAAATTTAGAAACCATAGAATGTATATCGTGTAATACTCTCGATGGGACTGGAATGGGGAGGGAGCGGAACAGGTATAGGAACCTTGGGAGGGAGACCATTTTTATGGCATTTATTCTGCCTAACCATGAAAGTGTCAATGACGACCATTTAGTCAGGTCTCGTTGGAAATTCTTTATAAGGGGGGTATAGTTCCATTTATATAAGGTAGATttgttatttttgatatttttaataaataaacacaaaacttattgacctaaatttaccattatcataaagtataatgtgtcatgaaaaaataatctcaaaatcactgggatttgttgaagcgttgcagagttattaccagataaaataacactggtcagatttcaaaaatttggctctgtcactaaggggttaaaaacctccCCAGAATCTGACATTTGAggacctcactcctcctgtaactggtcAACTATGTTTTGCTTTGTGAGTTGTCTccttgcttaattgtaaagtgctgtggaatatgttggtgctatataaataaaattgtcATTTATGCATGTATATAGCTGTTAACAGGTTAGATGTGAGATGTATGTGCAGCGTAATAATCATGATGAGACATTTATTGCATAGTGGAAGTTCTTCATATTCCTGTGGGACTTTGTGTTGCCATTCTTTAATTTCAAGACCCCCTGCTTGCTGTCATTAAAAAGGAGAATCCTCGCAtgcatccctttttttttttttttttgctcatggaTGTCTCTTGAAATATTGTCTGTGTTACTTGGGATGTAaatatgaataattttttttttttttcccctttaagaAATGAAATGTCTTACTGCTCCTCAAGGGAGAGGTCAGATGCAGTGCATGCCCACCAAGAAGCTTTAGCAGAAAGAGGCGAGGAATATCTCACTGGCAGTTATGAGAAGTCTGCAGGAAACTTCAGTAGCTGCATCTCCCCACGAGGCCAGGACTGTTCATACCCGCATCTAGAAAGTGCCGCAGATTCTGCTGTCAGTCGGGCTCCGATGAGCTGCGCGCAGTGTAGATCGTCAGAGTTTATGAATGAGAAGAAGCCTCAGTTTAATGGCTGGGGGTACGTGCACCATCAGAAGTCCTCTGATACCTCAAGTAGTGCAGAAGAAGATAAGGAAGAGCAGAATGTGggttgtgaagcatggaggaaggaaGACCGAGGCAGCCAGGACTCTACTGGTGGTGCAGACTGGAGGAATGAGTCCACCACCAACTCCCCACAGGCACACTCTGAGCACCTGGGAAGGAGTCGTCGCACTGGTCCTATAAAGAAACCGGTGCTCAAAGCGCTTAAGGTGGAGGAGAAGGAGCTGGAGAAAAGCAAACTTGAATCCAAGGAGCCAGTAAAAACCATAAAGGAGAAGCTTCTGGCAAAGCCTGAGAGCACAGCAAAGCTGGAGCCTGCTCCTATAAGCTCCTCGTCAAGCTCTACAACTGAGGAGAAGCCACAACTTACTGTCAACGATTCGGAAAAAAATCCCCAAGAGAAGGTGGAGAAAGCATGGGGCATGAAGTCATCTACTCGTGAATCAAACACAGCTTCCCAAACCAAAAGGAGCAACTGGATATTTATTGATGAAGAGCAGGCTTTTGGGGGTAGAACCCATGGCCGTGGAAGAGGCAGAGGGTTCAGAGACTTTACGTTCCGAGGCCGAGGTTCGACCGGCCCTTATAATGGTCAGAGGGTTAACAGAGGCAGAGGGCTCCGAGAATTTAACCCCACTGAGGATTtccgaaatagggtcccccgaaggCGCGGTGTTAGTGAAACGCACAGTGAAGGGTCCGAATATGAGGAGCTCCCCAAACGCAGACGTCAGCGGGGGTCAGAAAACGAAAGCATTGTGGAAAGAGAAGCCGATGACACGAGGAAAGGAGACTTCCAAGATTCCTGGCGCTCCAATAGAAATTACTCTGACGAGTCGAATAGTATAGACTCTAAATCCAGGGCCCCGAGGGCTTTTGGGAGGTCTCTTCCTCCCAGACTTAGCAACAGTTATAGCAGGCGGCCCTTCATATCCAAGGAGTCTTCACACTGGAGTGCCAAGTCTGGGGGGTCGAACTGGCAAGAGTATAGCATACCCTCAGACTCCTATGTCATGCGGCATAATGCCGACAGAGAGCATGGAAATGACTACAGCTACTCCGACTCCTTCCATCACAGGAGAGGATTCGATGAAACCCAAGGAGATGATCGACGGACATTTTTCCAAGACGAATATTCAGATCGGGAGAGTCTGGATAAAAGATCATTTGTGAGGAGACGACCTCCTCGTCAAGATAAACCCCCAAGATTTCGACGCCTCAGGCAGGAGAGGGAATCTGCCGGGCACTGGAGCAGTGAGGAGATTGGGAGCATTATGAACAGCCATGAGCACTGGCAGACCCGTCCAAGGATGCCGCTTACCGAAAGATCGGGGCCACCTGCCAGGCGTTCTCCTGACCACTGTTACCACAACTCAGAACATGTGAACGAGGATTGGGAAACTGCATCAGAGAGCAGTGACTTCAGCGAGAAGAGGCCTGGAGAGGTGGATGGGGATGGAAATCTTTCCGGAAACTGCTTTTCCGAGAAAAGAGAACTGTCCAAAAGGAGCTTCTCCAGCCAAAGACCCCTAGTGGACCGACGCAAGGCAGAATCTTCTGGGTATGATGAGAAGCCATCAAGGGTCGGAGGGAGCTCTCGGGACTATCAGCAAAACCCATCTTCTGGGAAGACCAGGTAAACTGGGTCTACAAAGCCAGATGGTGTTAGTGGGGGTTAGGTGAAGTTGGGTTTCGTACAGTTGACATTTCTCAACTCCCCAGACAGATTATTAAAGGGGTATTAAACATTTATCGCATGGCCACAGGACACAAATATCGGATGGATGATGGCGCTTAGCTCTGCTTCcttcttacatttttttttccccccttctatCCTTAAAGTCGCTGCTCTGAAGACTCTTACACACAAGATGGCAGCCACCACCGCTATGGGTTAGAAAGGTCTTCTCAGTGCGATATCGCAGAATGCAAGAAGTCAGAGCGAGATTCCAGGCCGGCAGGGCTAAAAGTGGGCGAGAAATCGGAAACTATGACTGCCTTTGAACTGAAATATGGAGGTAGATATGATCTTTGTTCTGTGTGACTTGCAGACAATATGAGATTTGTCATTAATGTTGCTGCTGCCTCCAGACTCCGTTATTGAGGATGATGTTGATCTGGGTGGAGAGCCTTATTCAGACATGACCAATAAACCACGACGAGCTCTGGATAAAGATCGTAGGAAAAAAGATCAGATGGTGCAGGTGAGAGATTTGTGTCTCTAGTGTATTCCATAGGACTTTACAGGATATCTCAATCTGTCTGCTCTGCTGTAtaggtgcccaccaaaagcagcaGCATACAATCAAGGATCCCTCCTCGCTTTGCCAAAAAGCAGAACAGCATGTGCATGGATCAAACCGATGTTCCTGGGAAAGAGATCTGGGAAAGCGGCAGTCAAAGTTAGTAATGGTCCTTAACTCATATAATCTGTAGATCTGGAGCATGTCGTGGGGACTCTTGCTGACAGTACCCatgaattaaagggaacttgtgaaGTAGACTGCATAGTTTGCCATTGAGGTGAATGCAACAAATGCTGCAAAACCCATGCATCAAAATGTAATTCCTGATCTTAAGTGCCATGACAATAATTTGTTCTCCTTTCTAGACATCTCCGTCCAGTCGGGAAGTGATTCCTGGGGTAAGCCTGGCAGCAGTTTCAGTACAGAGTCTGCGCCCTCTGAGGTGAGATTTCTGGCTTCTGGACATGCATTCATCCCTGTAATTACTTGCTTTGGTCTCTATGATGTTCCAATAGATCCTGCCGACCCTTCACCATGTACTCAATAGAAGGGAAGTGAGGAGACGTATGTACTGAGAGACTGCTCCTCCTCATTGGCCTTGGGATTGCAGCACACAGGGATGGTCATTCACCCCCTCCCCTAGTCTCCTACAACAATCCTAGACTTACAGGACCCAGCAATCGTCCTGCAGACTTCATGTAGTCTATCTTGTGACGTTATTCGTAGGGATTCAAAGGCAGCCAGGGTGACAGCGGCATTGACctcagtgccgaatctcgagaatcgTCCGCCACTTCCTCACAGCGTAGCTCTCCATATGGGACAATGAAACCAGAGGAGCTGAATGGTGCCGTCATGGTTGAGACGAAATCAGAGTGTCCTAAAGAGCTGGGTCAAAAATCGTCAGAAAAGAAGGTGTGTTCCATCTTAGTACGATGAACTAGACTTCTAAATGTGCTGTGCCGGTAGAGAACTTTTTAGTGGGTCCATCAGTAGGATGCTGCACCGCCATTGTCCTGCCGCTACCGGTTTAGTGAACAAGAATCTGTCAGTTTTCGTAATTCTCCCATGTTCTGGATGTGGGTTCTCTTCTCCTCGGTCTACACTATTTGCTTACCTCGTGCCTTTTCTCTTGCAGGAGCCAGATTCCAGTTCTGGAATGAACAAGGAACACAAGCCAGGTCCCATTGGCAACGAGCGCTCTCTAAAGAACAGGAAAGGTTCAGAAGGAGCGGAGCGATTAGAGGGCAGCCTGCCGCCTGTAAATACTGTCGAGATCCACGTGGATTCTGTTCTTCCCGTGCCTCCTATTGAATTTGGAGTAAGCGCAAAAGTGAGGATTGTCTTGCTATCCTTTCCTAGCAAACTTGCCCCTCCTGCTGCTGCCGCCGCTTCCATCCTGAATGACTTCTAGttgtatttttctcttttatcaatttgtaaaaataaacattcatttttttatttgtgttttttttttttttttttttttcccctgcacaGGATGCAGATTACTCATTACCCCCTGGAACTTCTCCTGGACCTTCTGCTAGTTCTGTTGCCAAACTTCAGGATGCTCTAGTGAACAAGGTGAATATATCATTCATCTTGCCTTTACACTTGAGACATTGAGGTCAGGAACCCCCTGtcgtgataataatggggtctttaTGTTGGATCCATTGCTTTGCAATACTTGCTGCAGCCCCTGGGTGACGACTCCAGATCTCTCCATGTACAGGCGGAGGGGAGTGTAGACAGCGGAGCTGATGCTGAGTATTGTACTGCATTTATTACATCTGTAATGATAAATACTCCAGTGATGGGAATACTTTAAATCAGGggtcctcaactccagtcctcaattcccaccaacaggtcatgttttcaggatttcctttgcattgcacaggtgatgcaattattacctgggcaagactaaggaaatcctgaaaacatgacatgttggtgggccttgaggactggagttggggacccctgctttaaatgATATTGAACTTACTGTTTTCTTCTTATTGCAGGCTGGTCTATCACAGTCTATACCCATGCTGAGAAGAGACCATCACCTCCAGCAAGGGATGGGACTAAACCCCATGTCATACCCCACTGCCGACCTCACACTGAAGGTAAAGATAAAAGGCCCCTCCGTGTGACTAAATTCCCACCACCCCTGTCTGCGCACAACTCTCTGGTGGGAGCAGACCGATTCACCTGCAGGATCATAAAGCCTATAGATTTCATTCCATCTCTTTCTGATGGCTCCCTATAAGTGACTTTGGGGGTTCCCGTATTGGGATTAATTTATTTCCTCTGTAACCTGCAGATGGAGTCTGCCCGCAAGGCCTGGGAGAACTCGCCCAGTTTGCCGGAGCAGAGCTCCCCTGCCGGCCCCAGCTCAGGGATACAGCCGACCTCCAGTGTGGGAACTTCTACAGGTGTCAATTACAGCTCCTTTGGGGGGGTGTCGATGCCTCCCATGCCTGTTGCCTCTGTGGCCCCATCAGCTTCTTTGCCaggtatcctttttttttttttttttttctccttttgctTGAAGTGCTTATTTTCAGTCCATatctagagctgcattcataattctgcgcGCTATGAAGCAGATTGGCTGGTTCAGAATTTTACACTCTGCTGTAGGCTGATGGGTCATTACACAGTCTCAGGGGGGACCActtttgaatgcagctctgggtgtgagtgGAGATAGCGGGATGTTACCCTGCATCAGGCTTTATATTGTGCTGATGATGATATTCGGTTTCTGTGATGCTCCAATAGATCCTTCTGACCCTTCTCCTCGTACTCAGAAGGGACCTGAGGAGATTTGTTTACTGAGAGACTGTAATGggaattatattattttattttttgggggtattTTACGACTATCAGGTCAGGGaggtgaaaacaaaaaaatctccTAGCCTGGTGGCACATCCTCTGTAGTTGGCAtccactgatcggctgcagcgttCTCATTTTTTGTGTGGTATGCTAACGCTGGTGCACTTTTCACTTTCCCACTGGTTGTTGATCCCTGCAGACCAGTAGGGAATGTGGCACCGGACCAGGATGTGAATATTATATTCACTTCCCTGGATCCACCAAAAAGAGGCTGTCCAGTAATGGACAGCTCTTTTTGATCTTCTGATCACAGGATTATTGCTCTCAGGatttcttctcttctgtctttctgcatttttttttttttttttttttttttaggtaaccacatTCCCCCTCTCTACCTGGAAAGTCACATGTTTGCAGGGCAGCCGCGCCTCGTCCAGCAGACAATACCTCAGCAGCAAGGATACCAACAGGTCTGTACTGTCCATTGCTTCTTCCACTTGGAGATGCTCAGCCTCCATGATGTTTCAATAGATCCTGCTGATTCTTTACTGCGTACTCAAAAGAGAACTGAGGACATTTTGTGTCTGAGAGGCTGATGCATAATGCGCAATGATGGGATCCATAAACTTCCTGTAGTAAACTGGGCTGACATCCATCAGAGCTCAGGATGGGGTCCTTCATGGTATTGGATAACGTAGATGCAAGTCCTGCAGCTAGAGGGATTATTTAACACCTTGTGATCTATCCATCATGAGGCAGGTGGGGTGTGTGGCACTGTCCTGCCAGGAATCCTTATTGCTACAATGTCGGGGTGCATTTACTCCTTTGTGGTGTATACAGGATTTTGCATTTGCTTTTTCTGTGCTTTCTGACAGGCCGCAGCCGCCCAGCAGATTCCCATGTCTATCCACACATCACTGCAAGCGCAGGCTCAGTTGAGCATGAGAGGAGGACTTCCTGTGTCCCAGTCACAAGACATGTACAGCTCCATGCAGCCCTTTAGGTAATGCCTGCAGCCGGCCTGTGTATGGCCCGGTCCTGTCACCTCTGTCTAATATTCTGCATGTCCCACACTGTGCGTATCGTGTCTCCAGGTCCCAGGTGTACATGCACCCCAGCTTGTCCCAGCCCAGTGCCATGGTTCTGACCAGTGGCACCGGACTGAAGCCCCAGTACTCCCCGTTTCCCGGAATGCAGCCTCTGGAGATGGTGAAGACGCAGCCGGCGTCCCCTTATCAGCCTCTCGGCGGAAGTCAGCAACTTGTGTATGAGAGTCAGCTGAACCAGGCAGCTAGCATGGGGGCCTCGCAGATAATGGACTCCCCTCTCACACAGGTGAGCGCGGAGGAGTCTCCTCATTTCAGCTATGTTGGCACATGTCACACTAAACCCCTCTCTTGTAGCTAACTATGCCCATGGCTGGCTCTCAGCTGGGGATGCCTCGGTATAACTCCGGACCACAGCCAATGCTTCTACCGCAGTCCATTCAGATCCCACAGGGGCAGAACATGCCGGTGGGCGCTCCACGGAGGATGCAACCCTCAGTCCTGACCGCAAGTCGAGAAGTGAGTGAGCGCTTTTATGGTGCTTATAAATGAGGTGGGGAGGGAATCGTTATAAAAaccacacaaaatatatatatatgtatgtattctcATAAGTTCATGCTACAGTGATATTTCCTCATGAGTTGAGCATTTAAATGGAAGCCGCAATGGTGATTTCCTCATCATCAAGCCAACAACAGTGGTGGTATACACCCCAAGAAATGTCAATGTCTCAGTAACTTGTCGTGTGGCCTTGAGCATCCATTATATCTTGACAACGACGTCTCCTGCTCCTCACAAGTGCACGAGTTATTGTCTGAGGCATCCCAGTCTTCTTGAAAGTCGGCCCTCGGGTCATTGAGGTTGTGGGGTACAGAGTCATGAGCCTCTACATGGCGACTCAGCTgatcccataggttttctatggatTCAGATCTGGAGAAAGTGCAGGCTGCTGTATTTGAGGTCCTCC is a window encoding:
- the PRRC2B gene encoding protein PRRC2B isoform X13 is translated as MSDRLGQISKGKDGKSKYSSLNLFDKYKGKSIEAVRSTVIPRHGLQSLGKVAAARRMPPPANLPSLKSENKGNDPNIIIVPKDGTGWANKQEHPDQKSSSVTVPQPQESLPQQGLPKSVSNLQKPITVNSPENINLVPGGPKSWAQLNGKPAGHEGGSRGSNRLLSFSPEEFPTLKAAGEQDKVGKEKSGLDPSYGPGPSLRPQNVTSWREGGGRSITGVISPTVSPAEPGSKSTAPADGAPSTVQATSDPKELSLRPAQPTRKGASPFMGNSYHPPTYHDMLPAFMCSQHPQEPTGTLDRASFPILSSQSRLEPRVPFRQYQMNNQDGKEIRPSGGGLRPVRSQRSQPERAPRATIINAEDLKELDDLDNDAEDGWAGLHDEVDYSEKLKFSEDEDEDEAPKDSRSKWNGWDCRRQRQVSFTSTDSTEMMKHPVEDGKVWTDQVVHPRPTRRGQEPVQAAPRKANSWATVAEHPMSTSAAVLRQASVEEKDEKASSRQKFVTSEISEAVERARKRREEEERRTREERLAACAAKLKQLDQKTKQATKSGSETPKRMENKENEDPRSPVSDRSSAQENVQSFRREFSQESPSEYLDEEPTVAPRGESSSEDDCRESMSPVQDFSKHQKLIPPRFQRQQQEQLYKMQQWQQQQQAYMASTHTNHTRPFYSHHPQMLGFDPRWMMMPSYMDPRMTQGRTAVDFYPSSIHPPGVMKHMIQQESVGGSCQPDDCQPSDCRPPSAEPMSAWSQDSYVHLQSKAYCLPPQKPVESAADAGYSRNEMSYCSSRERSDAVHAHQEALAERGEEYLTGSYEKSAGNFSSCISPRGQDCSYPHLESAADSAVSRAPMSCAQCRSSEFMNEKKPQFNGWGYVHHQKSSDTSSSAEEDKEEQNVGCEAWRKEDRGSQDSTGGADWRNESTTNSPQAHSEHLGRSRRTGPIKKPVLKALKVEEKELEKSKLESKEPVKTIKEKLLAKPESTAKLEPAPISSSSSSTTEEKPQLTVNDSEKNPQEKVEKAWGMKSSTRESNTASQTKRSNWIFIDEEQAFGGRTHGRGRGRGFRDFTFRGRGSTGPYNGQRVNRGRGLREFNPTEDFRNRVPRRRGVSETHSEGSEYEELPKRRRQRGSENESIVEREADDTRKGDFQDSWRSNRNYSDESNSIDSKSRAPRAFGRSLPPRLSNSYSRRPFISKESSHWSAKSGGSNWQEYSIPSDSYVMRHNADREHGNDYSYSDSFHHRRGFDETQGDDRRTFFQDEYSDRESLDKRSFVRRRPPRQDKPPRFRRLRQERESAGHWSSEEIGSIMNSHEHWQTRPRMPLTERSGPPARRSPDHCYHNSEHVNEDWETASESSDFSEKRPGEVDGDGNLSGNCFSEKRELSKRSFSSQRPLVDRRKAESSGYDEKPSRVGGSSRDYQQNPSSGKTSRCSEDSYTQDGSHHRYGLERSSQCDIAECKKSERDSRPAGLKVGEKSETMTAFELKYGDSVIEDDVDLGGEPYSDMTNKPRRALDKDRRKKDQMVQVPTKSSSIQSRIPPRFAKKQNSMCMDQTDVPGKEIWESGSQNISVQSGSDSWGKPGSSFSTESAPSEGFKGSQGDSGIDLSAESRESSATSSQRSSPYGTMKPEELNGAVMVETKSECPKELGQKSSEKKEPDSSSGMNKEHKPGPIGNERSLKNRKGSEGAERLEGSLPPVNTVEIHVDSVLPVPPIEFGDADYSLPPGTSPGPSASSVAKLQDALVNKAGLSQSIPMLRRDHHLQQGMGLNPMSYPTADLTLKMESARKAWENSPSLPEQSSPAGPSSGIQPTSSVGTSTGVNYSSFGGVSMPPMPVASVAPSASLPGNHIPPLYLESHMFAGQPRLVQQTIPQQQGYQQAAAAQQIPMSIHTSLQAQAQLSMRGGLPVSQSQDMYSSMQPFRSQVYMHPSLSQPSAMVLTSGTGLKPQYSPFPGMQPLEMVKTQPASPYQPLGGSQQLVYESQLNQAASMGASQIMDSPLTQLTMPMAGSQLGMPRYNSGPQPMLLPQSIQIPQGQNMPVGAPRRMQPSVLTASRESSQMEMKGFHFAEGKQSMQTAASVQAQHSYRR